The region CAGGATCTTGCATTTTGACATAAAACCTCACAACATATTGCTAGATGAGAATTTCAGTCCAAAAATCTCAGATTTTGGACTTGCAAAGATATGTTCAAGAGATGAAAGCATGGTATCGATACTTGGTGCTAGAGGAACTGCGGGGTACATTGCCCCGGAGGTGTTTTCTAGAAACTTTGGTGCAGTATCACACAAGTCAGATGTTTATAGCTACGGAATGATGGTCTTAGAAATTGTTGGCAGGCGAAAGAATATAAACACTGAAGTTGACCGTTCCAGCGAAATATATTTTCCTCATTGGATACACAGTCGTCTTGAATCAAACATGGAGCTTGGTCTGCGGAGTATAAGAAATGGAAATGATGATGAAATTGTGAGAAAGATGACAATAGTGGGCCTATGGTGCATACAAACCAATCCTTCAAATCGACCACGCATAAGCAAAGTAGTGGAAATGCTAGAAGGTAGAGTTGAGTTGTTGCAAATTCCACCCAAACCTTTTTTGTCTTCTCCTTCAACCTCTCCTGTCCATTTGTCATGTGAGACACACCATAGTTTGTCAGAATTCTAAGATGTAGTAGTTATATTTTGTATAAGCAATATTTGTTACtataatagttttatttttcatcttttttcttGACTCTGATTTTATGAGCTAGTTTATAAGACGGCAGTGATTTACTACAATTCTAGTTATAAAGCACCACATATTTTGGGAAGATGAAAAATTGAACTCATGCAATTGAGCTACTCTCATAGACCCTCTTTGCTTGGAATTTGAGATCGTTGAATCATGCAATCTATACTCATGCATGATCCAATCAGTTCTAGATCCTTTTGGTGGATGTTCCTTGTAGAAAACACGGGCCTTCATCACTCCAATGCTCTTCAGTCTTCATCCCACAGGAAGTGAGAATTGGTTTGTCAGTCCAAGTAGCTTTCCAATATCCTGAACCAGCTGCTCTATTAGGATGAGGTCGAGAGTTGTTCGTGTCTGGAGGAGGCtatgagtttgggtttggggtttGATGCTATTTTCTACAAATGTGTGCTTCGAAGGAGCAGAGCAACCTTGTGTTATGATTTGTAACCAAAAACGAAGAGGGAAAGAGGTGATGTGCGATGGTTTACGTGAATGTACTAATCTTAATGACCGCTACAACTGTCCCCAAACAACAACAAAGTTTTAAATCTTTGGGATCAAGAAAATTCATGGACGATACTGGCTTTTATAATTGCCATTAAAGTCTTAAACCATCACGACAATCATGTTGCTTAGGCGACCCTATCCGAGTATGGATATCCATACAAGCTCTGGCCCTCTGCAGCTGGCACCAATTGAGAGCACGGACATAGTCAACATCTTTCACTTACCAAAGCGACGGGATTTCAATCCCCTAAGAGCGTTTGTAGGAAAAAGTCGCTAGTTAACCGCCACTAGTCGGCCAAATTGTTGTAGTGGTTGATAAGTGTCAATTTTACCTATATTTTAATATGacttttgaacttttttttttttggtacattggaaaAATTTGATTTGTGGTATTTGTTTGAATTAAATGTTTGATTTATATTTCTATTTATCTCTCAAAATGTTAGTAGTATATATTTAGTTTTTGGTTAGATATTGTGTTAAATATGTTCAGATTGTACATCTAATCCTGAGTTTTTGATATAGGAATGGGATCAAGAAAATTCCAAGCCAAGGAGATCTAGTATTCAAGAAGAGGAAGGAATTTGCTTAGCCAAAATTCCTTAGCTAAGTGAATCCTAGGCATCATGCATTCAAGAGAAGCAAAAGGGAGCTAGCTTAGTGAAATGGCACAGGATGGAGCATTTTTTAAGAAGCTAAAACTCACTAAGCGATCAAGGTTTTCGTACTCATAAAGAAAGCTTTACTCGCAAAACGAGCTTTGCTTCCCCTTGCATCATTCAAAGCatcatataaaaagaaaaaacaggGACTTTTGGAGATTATCATATAATTCAGGCTTAAACCAGAGTTAAGATGTTGGAATCTTGTAGTTTCAAAAGCTCAAGTCTTGCTGGTCGTCAAGGTTGTAGTGGTTCACTTCACCATGTCCCACTCCTTATTTTTTCCATGGCTAAGTCCTCAGTCTTCCACAGTCATTGTCGGGATGAACAAGTAGTGCCGTGTAGACTGGGCAAGATAACTAAGGAAGTCTCCACTATTGTTTCACTGACCACAAATTTCACTTGTTTTTCTCATGTAGCCTTTTTCCAAGTGAAGTGTAAACTGGCGTATCAAATGGTTCAAAACCATGATATATTATGGAAGTTAATTAGAAAACAAGCACAACACAGTTCTCGCTTGTGAATCATATTCTTAGTAGTTAGTCCTATAAGTCATTACCATTTCTCTATTCATAAAGCAGAATTTTTCTTATAATTCATTGCTTTTTTTCCAATATTGCCATTGGTTCCTTATATTCACCTAATATGACCTCCCTTTTCATTTGggaattttcattaattttctccCAGTTTCTGCTTCTTGGTTCAGCTgaacatgaagaagaaaagtgTCCACCCTCTTTTGATTGTGGATATCTTGGCCAGATCAGCTTCCCTTTCACAACAGCACAATACCCACACTGTGGCACAGTGGCCATACATGGCTGTCATGATAAGAATCCATTCTCTAACAAAACCATCCAAGTAAACAACCATACACCATCAAGACAGTTTTTCGTTACAAACGTGGATCATACTACTATAACAGTCTCAGATTATGATCAACATGAGCGTTTGCATAACAAAGATTGCAGAACATTTGACAAAAATTTCACTCTTCCTCCTGCCTCTCCTTTAGCTTCTTATTATCTCAAATATAATATAACTATGTTCAGATGCAACCCTTCCCTTAGAGTACAAAACCTTCCAAAATTCTTTCATAACTATACAAAATGTTCTCATAGCAACATCTACTACGGCCTTCCAAATACTGAGAAACCTCGCGGCGGTTTCGAGTTGCCAACTACTATGGCACGGTGTTCAGCTGTTCAGGTTGCAGTAAAAGGCCAGCCTGATGGTGATGACCCGTTTGAATTCTTATCTTctgatatggtcattgaagtaGAAGTATCTCATGATTGTCGCAAGTGTATTAATTACCAAAAGGGCTATTGTCAACTTGACACTGAAGGAAAATTTTATTGTGCTCAAGGTATGTATACATGTGCAGCATATGCTTGAAGTTCAACTTTAATTTTTTGCTGTTGGGTTAAATTAATAATTGTTTGGGGGAAGAGAGGTAGTCTTGCCCTCATTTGACATTCTTCTGCAACTCTTcaattataaggaaaaagaattgCGAAAGGTTGAATTATCAACTGTTTGATATGAATTAAAATGTGTATAATTTATTTGCTTTGCTTGCATTTCCCCCCTCTTCTGTGCCCAGATAAAAGCAGAAAGAAGATGCTGATAGTGGCAACAGGTACAGTCCAATGGATACAAACAGTTCAATTTTATCCTTTTTCTACTACCATAAAATAGTGATTATTGATTCTCTAAAAAGGGTTTGTGACTTCTCTTAATATATACATGTTATTAGTTTTTTTGTTATGCTAAACATTTTTCAAACATACTAAATAAATTATGCAGGGTAGTCATTGTTTTTTACCGCCACTAAATGTAATTTTTCCGTCGAATAATTAAAATCAAACTATcttataaaatcatgaattaatttaATCATTAACCCCTAAATTTTTATTAATCGATATATTAATGATTTCATATATTATGTCCAACAATGACTACCCTTTtattatcaaaagaaaaaaacaatgaCTACCCTTTTCTTTATGTTCTTTCTTTGGGTCacaatctattttttttttggaagtgtTGACTCTTGCATgtttaagtatatttttccaCATTCACAGCTAGTGAAGTTGTGATGAATTTTCTCCCAAGACTTAGTCAAATAAGGCTGGTTGCGTGTAGAGACTAGAGAGTAAACACCTCTAAAGCCATTCTGACTTCTTCTCCCCTGTTTCACAAGTATGCTGCTGCTCCCAATAGCATTGATCTTGCAATGAAGACAGTAGTGTTGTTTGTGGGTGTTTTCTTCCTCCAACTGGTATGTGCCAGCAGCAAGTGTCCACCTACAATCAAGTGCGGTTATCTGGGAAACATCAACACCCTGACTGCGGCATCTTGGCGATTCATGGCTGCGACGACCATGACCCAACCGCCACAAAAATCATCAAGAACAACGATAAATGGTTTAATATTGCCAAGCTTGAAGACACAGTAATCACTGTTAGAGACAGTGAGCTCATCCTAACCTTGTCACTAAGAAGTTGCGGAATTTTCGACTACAAATCTATATTCAATGTTAGCACGCCTCTAGCTACTTCTCAGCTCGAAAATTCTGTGTTCTTCTTCAAATGCAACGACTCCATCGATCTCCGCCGCTACCACTCTGTTTCTACTAAAAGCGCCATATGTAACTACACTCATCCAGACATCGATGAGAGTGTTGTGGTGGCTGTCTCCGACTCCGATAACACTGAATCCAGACATCTTAAAGGATGTTCAAAGATGGTTCAGCTTCCAATGAGTGATGAGGTGGGTCACAAGCTTGAACCTGGTGACCTTTTTAACTTCGTTTCTGCGGATTTTGCTGTCCAAATTCAAGTGTCTCGGGATTGTTCTGCCTGCCGCCATCGTCATGGAGGCCGCTGCCGGCTTGACAACACCGGCAAATTTTACTGTGACCAAGGTATGTATATGCTTGCCCTGTGTATGAAGCTTAGATTGTAATAAAACCAATTGAATTTGCTTAAATTGAATCAACATTGATCTTTCCATAGATGTAATGACTTGTTCGAGAAATAATTGCATGTTTCTTCCAACAAATATATTTCCCGGAATTAGAACTTCCACTCTCATCCGTTTAGCTGTTTGTCATACTAGACAAATACATTGTTGGTAGAGGTAGGTTTAagctaaacaaaataaaaattatcaaaCAAGTTTTAGTTTATCTATGTAAGTAAATAAAAGATTGGGTGGCACGACCAAACCCGCCTAAAACGAGCTAACTCATCCGCCCCTGGGTTGGATAATGCACCATGCCCCATTTTACAACAAGCTAGTGGGTTGACccgaaaaaaatgataaaatggGACGACTTAGAAATGATAAGTGGGTTTGCCTCTTAGATCCAACGAGTGACATTTGTAGTGATTAAAAGTTACTGTTTCAACCTTAACCTTAGGTTAAAAATTCGATCATTAACAGTCGCACTCATGAAAAACTTTTGACGTTCATCACTATAGAGTCTGAATTGTCAGATTAAATTAGGTGAAAGAAAAATACTTCACCCAAAACTTGTGGAATATGGAGTAAATGGATCCCAACTCCATTTTCATTTTGTCTCAACTTTATTTGTCTCTAGGTAAAGCATAAGAATGTTGATAAAATAagtatttgtttttgtttcaacTTTTTTGATGCATTGAGAAATATCTATGTATGAATTTGCAATTTATCATGATTTTCAAATTTGCAGGGAAATCTACAAAGACCAAACTTATAGTGATAGCAGGTATGCAGTAGATCTAGTTATGCTATTTTTCCTTGACttataaatgcatgttttgatttatgttatgATAACTTATGCAGTTGCATCTGTTGTTGGGGCACTATTAGTATTGATATTCCTCGCTTGGTCCTTTAGAAGACGTTATCTCAGCAAGCAGAACCCCGCTCACCAAATAATTGAGATGTTTTTGAAAAACCATGGTCGCCTTACCGCCATAAGATACAGTTATGCAGAGATAAAGAAAGCGACCAATTCCTTCAAAAACAAATTGGGTAAAGGAGGGTATGGGAGCGTTTACAAAGGGAAGTTACATGATGGAAGTCTTGTGGCAGTTAAAGTATTAAGTGATTCCAAAGGTAATGGTGAAGAATTTATCAATGAAGTTGCTAGCATCAGTGTCACTTCTCATGTTAACATTGTGACTTTATTGGGGTTCTGTCTGGAAGGTTCTAAAAGAGCTTTGATATATGAGTACATGCCTAATGGATCACTTGAGAAGTTCATATATGAAAGCAAAGATCCAACCAAGCTCAATCTTCTATTGAGTTGCAAAGCCATCTACAATATTGCAATTGGTGTTGCACGAGGACTAGAGTACTTGCATCGAGGTTGCAATAGTAGAATCTTGCACTTTGATATAAAACCTCACAATATATTGCTAGATGAGGATTTTTGTCCCAAGATTTCCGATTTTGGCCTAGCAAAAGTATGTGAAACAAAAGAAAGTATTATATCCTTATTGGGTACCAGGGGAACTGCAGGGTACATTGCTCCTGAGTTGTTCTCTAGAAATTTCGGCGGAGTCTCCCATAAATCTGATGTTTACAGCTACGGGATGATGGTTTTAGAAATGGTCGGGGGAAAACAGAATATCAATGTTGAAGAAGCTCAATGCTCAAGTGAAATATACTTTCCACAATGGATTTACAAGCGTCTTGAACTGAAACAAGACCCTGGACTAAGATGCATCagaaatgaaaatgacaaaGAAATGATTCGAAAGGTGATTATAGTAAGCTTATGGTGCATACAAACCGACCCCTCACATAGACCAGCAATGAGTGAAGTGGTGGATATGTTGGAATCGAGCTTGCAATCCTTGCAAATACCACCAAAACCTTACCTCTCTTCACCTCCCAGATCCCCACCTAGATCATCAGATTTCAACACTCAGACATCTCAGGCTTTCTCTACTTTTGATGGTATTGATAGAATGCAACAATTTTCTGAATTGAACAAAATTTAATCTGTATTATGAATGCTATGCACATATATATAATTGGAATCATTCACAAATATCTATTGTGAGATCTATATATCTATAGTTTGTATAAGAACCATTCTCTTTACGTTTGTTTTCCAGTTTAGGCCTCCCAAACTCAAAACGACATTTACTCAACTAACTTTCAATTTCAAACCAACTTTCATCTCAACTCACCGAATTGTCACTACTACATTCATCCAACCTACTTTTAAGCcaaaactttattttgaaataaaagtattcaaacataaatcacattacaaccAAAAGTGTGTTTGGAAAATCTTAATGGATCTACATCTATGTGTGATCCACATCTAGTAGAAGCAACAAATAGTTGCTTTTGAAAAGATGGATTCACATCTAGTGGTGGTAGAATTGAAACCAAACTTGCACCAACTCACTTTGATCTAACTCGTGTTTTGCAAACTCACATTCATTCATATATTCTGTTTCGTAAACTGAAATTCAAACACTCTTTAAGTAAGTAATGTACCCTATATCTTATTTATAAAGGTTATCTAATTACCTGTAAACTGAAATTCAAACACTCTTTAAGTAAGTAATGTACCCTATATCTTATTTATAAAGGTTATCTAATTACCTATGAGAACCATGGCAAGGATAGAATAGTCTTTCCATTAAACCTAGCAGTAAAATGCTGTGGATTATGGTCTATTGAGTGTTGAGGTGCAGCAACTTGTCAGCACAAACAATCCACCAATAGCAAGTCACATTCATTAACTCAGCATGCTTTTCAGTTTACCATCCCTAACTAAAAATTTAATTACCATACCGTTAACCCCTTCCATTTCTCATTAATTACAAACCTCACCCTATACATTCACACACAACCACGCTCCAACGTTAGtatttcacttcttcttcttcttcttcctctctctctttctctctgcaaCAATGTCTGCAAAACCCTCTCACCTCATTGCTTCTGTTACTACACTTCTCCATTTCCTTCTCCTTGTTCAATGTTCCACCAACCCAGATTTCGAACCACTCATGGCTTTCAAAACCGCTTCAGACACAAACAAAACTCTCACATCTTGgaacaccaccaccaacccatGCACATGGCA is a window of Lotus japonicus ecotype B-129 chromosome 5, LjGifu_v1.2 DNA encoding:
- the LOC130720005 gene encoding LEAF RUST 10 DISEASE-RESISTANCE LOCUS RECEPTOR-LIKE PROTEIN KINASE-like 2.5 is translated as MTSLFIWEFSLIFSQFLLLGSAEHEEEKCPPSFDCGYLGQISFPFTTAQYPHCGTVAIHGCHDKNPFSNKTIQVNNHTPSRQFFVTNVDHTTITVSDYDQHERLHNKDCRTFDKNFTLPPASPLASYYLKYNITMFRCNPSLRVQNLPKFFHNYTKCSHSNIYYGLPNTEKPRGGFELPTTMARCSAVQVAVKGQPDGDDPFEFLSSDMVIEVEVSHDCRKCINYQKGYCQLDTEGKFYCAQDKSRKKMLIVATDSSVVCGCFLPPTGMCQQQVSTYNQVRLSGKHQHPDCGILAIHGCDDHDPTATKIIKNNDKWFNIAKLEDTVITVRDSELILTLSLRSCGIFDYKSIFNVSTPLATSQLENSVFFFKCNDSIDLRRYHSVSTKSAICNYTHPDIDESVVVAVSDSDNTESRHLKGCSKMVQLPMSDEVGHKLEPGDLFNFVSADFAVQIQVSRDCSACRHRHGGRCRLDNTGKFYCDQGKSTKTKLIVIAVASVVGALLVLIFLAWSFRRRYLSKQNPAHQIIEMFLKNHGRLTAIRYSYAEIKKATNSFKNKLGKGGYGSVYKGKLHDGSLVAVKVLSDSKGNGEEFINEVASISVTSHVNIVTLLGFCLEGSKRALIYEYMPNGSLEKFIYESKDPTKLNLLLSCKAIYNIAIGVARGLEYLHRGCNSRILHFDIKPHNILLDEDFCPKISDFGLAKVCETKESIISLLGTRGTAGYIAPELFSRNFGGVSHKSDVYSYGMMVLEMVGGKQNINVEEAQCSSEIYFPQWIYKRLELKQDPGLRCIRNENDKEMIRKVIIVSLWCIQTDPSHRPAMSEVVDMLESSLQSLQIPPKPYLSSPPRSPPRSSDFNTQTSQAFSTFDGIDRMQQFSELNKI